A single genomic interval of Epinephelus fuscoguttatus linkage group LG22, E.fuscoguttatus.final_Chr_v1 harbors:
- the LOC125882988 gene encoding toll-like receptor 1 — MAQILAPHTLLETTASKAMSTQSTSVTFLIGTIAIVSLIKPDCVAVKEDESGFKLCITSRRGMRDFSHQNLRSVPSNLPNDTQYLDLSYNSIQRLNGAPFSGLSQLCYLTVTNCGLREISPAVFSHTPALKVLNISYNELPIIPDISLKWLKILDLANNLYNSYRIPASFQKLINLDVLVLGSTAALSINYDDFDPLTNVSLHHLTLGAGIHWQNYDSGALTKLKSLETVSIFAPFCGDLNTFENVLADLNVTKATSLRFITLFPDNCSDTGNLFKNLRTMPFIKNLTIENTWTNSSFMEVFLKNVWLSYLYDLSFVNITYSEDTPDGFQFRTINHTINLSSITFNGINHYQYKYPTFNMSFEAISNLTYLKFSGTGMNILPCNLLSALPSLETLDLSDNLLPDSGFWWIHCSYTSVFPKLKRLSLSKNRFSSLSFISEKTHQMKTLESLDLSFNSISLDGDCFWPAQLTELSLGNNNLGNSVFKYLSANFERIDLSKTGITAITKEDLSRFPNLTHLQLSSNSIQVIPADLSAKALLSLYIDQNAITTISREGLAGLPRLQTLKAGGNPFVCSCDSHWFVTVLNKSMLLDWPFDYTCSTPPAFAALQLSEYKTSELSCEMWLQAAVAVPVIILICAAIGLVFYKCDGVWYTKMLWVWIRVKRRGKKRSNMLKNVSFSYHAFISYSHQDSDWVDSQLVPSLEGAGCSLCVHERDFVPGEWIIDNIINCVESSYKTLFVLSKHFVQSEWCNYELFFAQHRAISVQRDSLVFILREPIPTDSLPKKFLRLRSLLRQQTYLEWPKDERKQQVFWASLKSMLHMADTSVVMKDVALAIADTVPLLTDQD; from the coding sequence caCAAGTGTGACTTTTCTGATTGGGACCATTGCCATCGTGTCCCTAATCAAACCTGACTGTGTAGCTGTCAAAGAAGATGAAAGTGGATTTAAACTGTGCATCACCTCAAGGCGAGGAATGAGAGACTTCTCCCATCAGAATCTAAGAAGTGTTCCCTCAAATCTTCCCAATGACACACAGTATCTGGATCTTTCTTATAACTCCATCCAAAGACTGAACGGAGCTCCGTTTTCTGGACTGTCCCAACTCTGCTATCTGACGGTAACTAACTGTGGCTTGCGAGAAATTTCTCCTGCTGTGTTCAGTCACACACCAGCACTCAAAGTTCTCAACATATCTTACAATGAGTTACCCATCATCCCGGACATTTCATTGAAATGGCTGAAAATCCTTGATTTGGCTAACAACCTGTACAACAGCTATCGAATTCCAGCATCCTTTCAGAAGCTAATCAATCTGGATGTGCTGGTGTTAGGTAGTACAGCTGCTCTGTCAATCAACTATGATGACTTTGATCCACTGACAAACGTTTCTCTACATCATCTGACTTTGGGAGCAGGAATTCACTGGCAAAACTATGATTCTGGTGCTCTCACAAAACTGAAGTCTCTTGAAACTGTGTCAATTTTTGCACCTTTTTGTGGGGATTTGAATACATTTGAGAACGTCCTCGCGGACTTGAATGTGACAAAAGCAACATCACTGAGATTCATCACTCTATTTCCAGACAACTGCAGTGACACTGGCaacctttttaaaaacctgAGGACAATGCCATTTATAAAGAATCTCACCATAGAAAACACTTGGACGAACAGCTCATTCATGGAGGTGTTTCTGAAGAATGTGTGGCTCTCCTACCTTTATGATCTCTCATTTGTCAACATCACTTATAGTGAAGATACACCGGATGGGTTTCAGTTTCGCACCATTAATCACACAATCAACCTATCCTCGATTACCTTCAATGGGATAAATCACTATCAATACAAATACCCCACATTCAACATGAGCTTTGAGGCCATCTCAAATCTGACCTACTTAAAGTTCTCTGGGACTGGAATGAACATTTTACCCTGCAACCTGTTATCCGCCTTGCCCTCCCTGGAGACATTGGATCTGTCAGATAACCTCTTGCCGGATTCAGGCTTCTGGTGGATTCATTGTTCATACACCTCCGTCTTCCCTAAACTCAAGAGACTATCTTTAAGCAAGAACCGCTTCAGCAGTCTTTCCTTTATCTCTGAGAAGACGCATCAGATGAAGACATTAGAGTCTCTGGACCTCAGCTTTAACTCCATCAGCTTGGACGGGGACTGCTTTTGGCCTGCTCAGCTGACTGAGCTCAGCCTGGGAAACAACAACCTGGGCAACAGTGTCTTTAAATACCTCTCAGCAAACTTTGAGAGGATTGACTTGTCAAAGACGGGAATAACAGCCATAACAAAAGAGGATCTGTCTCGGTTTCCCAATCTGACACACCTCCAACTCAGCTCCAACAGCATCCAGGTTATCCCTGCTGATCTCAGTGCCAAGGCTCTGCTCAGTCTCTACATAGACCAGAATGCTATCACGACTATATCCAGGGAGGGCTTGGCAGGACTTCCCAGGCTTCAGACCCTCAAAGCTGGAGGCAATCCATTTGTCTGCTCATGTGACTCCCACTGGTTCGTCACTGTTCTTAACAAATCTATGCTACTCGATTGGCCCTTCGATTATACATGCAGCACCCCACCAGCTTTTGCAGCTCTGCAACTCTCAGAGTACAAAACCAGTGAGCTGTCATGTGAGATGTGGCTTCAAGCTGCAGTTGCTGTTCCTGTAATAATCCTCATATGTGCTGCGATAGGTCTTGTTTTCTATAAATGTGATGGAGTGTGGTATACTAAGATGTTATGGGTGTGGATCAGGGTGAAGAGGAGAGGCAAGAAGCGCTCTAACATGTTGAAGAATGTATCATTTAGTTATCATGCGTTCATCTCCTACAGTCATCAGGACTCTGACTGGGTAGACAGCCAGCTGGTGCCCTCTCTGGAAGGTGCTGGGTGTTCACTCTGTGTTCACGAGCGTGACTTCGTCCCTGGTGAGTGGATCATAGACAACATCATCAACTGTGTGGAGTCCAGTTACAAGACGCTGTTCGTCCTCTCCAAACATTTTGTCCAGAGTGAATGGTGCAACTACGAGCTCTTTTTTGCCCAGCACAGAGCCATCAGTGTCCAGCGGGACTCTTTAGTCTTCATATTACGGGAGCCCATTCCAACTGACTCTCTGCCCAAGAAGTTCTTGAGACTCAGGAGTTTACTGAGGCAGCAGACATACCTGGAGTGGCCCAAGGATGAACGGAAGCAGCAGGTTTTCTGGGCAAGTCTTAAATCCATGCTGCATATGGCAGACACATCTGTGGTTATGAAGGATGTGGCTTTGGCTATTGCAGATACAGTACCTTTACTTACAGATCAAGACTAA